One Manihot esculenta cultivar AM560-2 chromosome 6, M.esculenta_v8, whole genome shotgun sequence DNA segment encodes these proteins:
- the LOC110617394 gene encoding small RNA 2'-O-methyltransferase isoform X3, giving the protein MCCRDGFKKGINPAGDNPTELEPWDALIERMTYLFSNEFLQSLHPLSGHLRATLQRDGELCGSIPASVVAVCDAKLSNLCKLLNPKVELNPFLALSFVMRTAARLSGIVVTSKGKLSIQKLNPYPSEIRKLSDIQKSDSPHNIMVEAVHIPVSVDRTVQPVSLNILSDKYYLDAMAQKLGVTDANKVVLSRTIGKASSETRLYFVAPESSMLDVSAELVNLEGHLNVRASYLCSQSIYGDAIMASVGYTWRSKELFHEDISLQSYYRMLISKMPSGSYKLSREAILAAELPSVYTTKSNWRGSLPREILCSFCRQHRLSEPVFSSVSLPFKDSSLSRSHNEVSDADGVELETEYANGRAISTGDQELVESASMFRCKVKIFSKCQDLIIECLPMQIYKKANDAIHNASLKLLSWLNEYFKDLSMPVEQLSYLAHPLNIQFYPENFFKEFLLCPSVHNLQHRVTGRKLPEIRTVDLPCTSSGQDVCSLKIEGLDSGVFPSNGSLLCISYSIFLVTEGKHVKELVERNDEFEFELGTGAVISPLESVLSQMSVGQSAFFSMDLPSCEYILAAADDSGRITSLLTSQTCCLDYAVTFLCVTEPPEERMEQALFSPPLSKQRLEYAVQHIKKSCATTLVDFGCGSGSLLDSLLDYPTSLEKIVGIDISQKSLSRAAKILHSKLSMKSDTGIKSAVIYDGSITDFDSRLCGFDIGTCLEVIEHMEEDQACMFGDVALNYFRPKILIVSTPNYEYNVILQRSSLTNPEEDPDEKTESQSCRFRNHDHKFEWTREQFNNWATELAKKHNYSVDFSGVGGSADVEPGFASQIAVFMRKSLLQEDGILKKENWAENCKVVWEWKSVDSSDSSL; this is encoded by the exons ATGTGCTGCAGAGATGGCTTTAAAAAAG GCATCAATCCTGCTGGTGATAATCCAACTGAGCTTGAACCATGGGATGCTTTAATTGAACGAATGACATATCTTTTCTCAAATGAG TTTCTTCAATCTCTTCACCCATTGAGTGGTCACCTTAGAGCCACTTTGCAGAGAGATGGTGAACTCTGTGGTTCTATTCCAGCTTCTGTTGTTGCTGTCTGTGATGCAAAATTAAGTAATTTGTGTAAATTACTTAATCCTAAGGTGGAATTAAATCCTTTCTTGGCTTTGTCATTTGTCATGAGGACAGCTGCAAGACTGTCTGGGATTGTTGTTACCTCCAAGGGGAAGCTTTCAATCCAGAAACTAAATCCATACCCTTCAGAGATCAGAAAGTTATCAGATATCCAGAAGTCTGATTCGCCGCACAACATAATGGTCGAAGCTGTACATATTCCAGTTTCTGTGGATAGAACTGTTCAACCTGTGAGTCTTAATATTTTGTCAGATAAATATTACCTGGATGCTATGGCACAAAAACTTGGTGTGACAGATGCAAACAAGGTTGTGCTTTCAAG GACTATTGGCAAAGCTTCCTCTGAGACAAGATTATACTTTGTTGCACCTGAATCATCTATGTTAGATGTGTCAGCAGAGCTTGTAAATTTGGAAGGACATTTGAATGTAAGGGCAAGTTATTTGTGCAGTCAAAGTATATATGGTGATGCTATTATGGCGTCAGTTGGTTACACATGGCGGTCTAAAGAGCTTTTCCATGAAGATATATCCCTGCAATCATATTACAG GATGCTTATAAGCAAGATGCCTAGTGGAAGTTACAAATTGTCTAGAGAAGCAATACTTGCAGCAGAACTGCCTTCAGTGTACACCACAAAATCAAATTGGAGGGGTTCTTTGCCAAGGGAAATCCTATGCTCATTCTGCCGGCAGCATCGGCTTTCTGAACCTGTTTTCTCCTCTGTAAGTCTACCTTTCAAAGATTCATCCTTGTCAAGATCACACAATGAGGTGAGTGACGCAGACGGAGTTGAACTGGAGACAGAATATGCTAATGGAAGAGCTATTTCTACTGGCGATCAAGAGTTGGTGGAATCTGCAAGCATGTTTAGATGcaaagtaaaaatattttccaaatgTCAGGATTTGATCATAGAGTGTTTACCCATGCAAATTTATAAGAAGGCAAATGATGCTATCCATAATGCTTCTCTGAAACTTCTTTCTTGGTTGAATGAGTATTTTAAGGACCTTAGCATGCCTGTGGAACAGCTAAGTTATTTGGCCCATCCCCTTAACATCCAATTTTATCCTGAAAACTTCTTTAAAGAGTTTCTGTTGTGTCCGTCTGTTCATAACCTTCAGCACAGGGTGACAGGAAGAAAATTACCAGAAATTAGAACTGTGGATCTGCCATGCACTTCATCAGGACAAGACGTTTGCTCTTTGAAGATAGAAGGTTTAGATTCGGGTGTCTTTCCATCAAATGGATCATTGTTATGCATCAGTTATTCTATATTTCTGGTGACAGAAGGCAAACATGTGAAAGAGCTTGTTGAGAGAAATGATGAGTTTGAGTTTGAGTTGGGGACGGGGGCTGTGATTTCCCCTCTTGAATCAGTTCTCTCACAGATGTCTGTTGGTCAGTCTGCTTTTTTCAGCATGGACTTGCCCTCTTGTGAGTATATTTTAGCCGCAGCTGATGATTCTGGGAGGATTACTTCGTTGTTAACATCAC AAACCTGCTGCTTGGATTATGCTGTAACCTTCTTGTGTGTGACAGAACCCCCAGAAGAAAGAATGGAGCAGGCTCTTTTTAGCCCTCCACTTTCAAAACAACGGCTGGAATATGCTGTGCAACATATCAAGAAATCTTGTGCTACCACTTTA GTTGACTTTGGCTGTGGATCTGGAAGTTTATTGGACTCTTTATTGGATTACCCAACTTCTTTGGAAAAAATTGTTGGTATTGACATATCACAAAAGAGTCTTAGCCGAGCAGCAAAG ATACTTCATTCAAAACTAAGCATGAAATCAGATACAGGCATCAAATCTGCTGTTATTTATGATGGTTCAATCACAGATTTTGACTCACGATTATGTGGATTTGATATAGGCACTTGCTTAGAG GTAATTGAGCACATGGAGGAGGACCAGGCCTGTATGTTTGGTGATGTTGCATTAAATTATTTTCGTCCAAAGATTCTTATTGTTTCCACTCCAAACTATGAATATAATGTGATTCTCcaaagatcaagtctcacaaacCCAGAAGAAGATCCAGATGAGAAAACTGAATCACAGTCTTGCAGATTTCGCAACCATGACCACAAGTTTGAGTGGACTAGAGAGCAGTTCAATAACTGGGCAACTGAATTAGCCAAGAAGCACAATTATAGTGTTGACTTCAGTGGGGTCGGCGGCTCAGCCGATGTAGAACCAGGGTTTGCTTCTCAGATTGCTGTCTTTATGAGGAAGAgcctacttcaagaagatggtATTCTAAAGAAGGAAAATTGGGCAGAAAATTGCAAAGTTGTGTGGGAGTGGAAAAGTGTAGATAGTTCAGATTCTTCTCTTTGA
- the LOC110618252 gene encoding uncharacterized protein LOC110618252, which produces MSQDSFASEASTATSTVPSHKPSQSSLTDYSEKIQSAIQSLSSFTTIPPSLISSQDPAFSLLHDPHVSSQISSLLRHPDSGAGDNNLCRWFYDTFQSTSPQLQLVVLRFLPIIAGLYLSRVPLRKPLAGFEAVLLALYAHETTSRNGQAITVNIPDLSISSVYHETKESSRNNSTDLNLAVISPSLEPHGTVRSTRRARIVGVALELYFSKISLIPVGSKIDFCKFCEVWAGQDGDMYKEIEGEAGDGGGGGEEKGKKERRIPLPWELLQPALRILGHCLLGPQKDKELWDATCAAIRSLYARSLHDVNPKAILATGSLLRLSKIGMNSQNEIDYTEISMSNVISL; this is translated from the coding sequence ATGTCGCAAGACAGCTTTGCCTCTGAAGCCTCAACCGCCACCTCTACCGTCCCTTCCCATAAACCCTCCCAATCCTCATTAACAGATTACTCGGAAAAAATTCAATCAGCCATCCAATCGCTTTCTTCCTTTACTACAATCCCCCCCTCTCTCATCTCCTCTCAAGACCCTGCCTTCTCTCTCCTCCATGATCCTCATGTCTCCTCGCAAATCTCCTCTCTCCTCCGCCACCCAGACTCTGGTGCTGGAGACAACAACCTCTGCCGATGGTTTTATGATACGTTTCAATCCACCAGCCCTCAACTCCAACTTGTAGTTCTCCGTTTCCTTCCCATTATCGCCGGCCTCTACCTCTCTCGCGTCCCTCTAAGGAAACCCTTAGCTGGGTTTGAGGCTGTTTTGCTGGCTCTCTATGCCCATGAAACCACATCCAGGAATGGTCAAGCTATAACGGTGAACATTCCTGATTTGTCAATTTCCAGTGTATATCACGAAACTAAGGAGTCTTCAAGGAACAACTCAACTGATCTAAATCTAGCAGTGATATCGCCAAGCTTGGAGCCTCATGGGACAGTGAGATCAACAAGGAGGGCAAGAATTGTTGGGGTTGCGTTGGAATTATATTTTAGCAAGATATCTTTGATTCCTGTGGGATCTAAAATAGACTTCTGCAAGTTTTGTGAGGTATGGGCTGGTCAAGACGGTGATATGTACAAGGAGATCGAAGGTGAAGCTGGAgatggaggtggaggtggtgaGGAGAAGGGGAAGAAGGAGAGGAGAATTCCACTTCCATGGGAGCTCCTGCAGCCTGCATTGAGAATATTAGGTCATTGTCTTCTGGGTCCTCAAAAAGATAAGGAACTTTGGGATGCAACATGTGCAGCTATTAGAAGTTTATATGCAAGGTCTTTGCATGACGTTAATCCAAAGGCGATTTTGGCAACTGGGAGTCTGCTTAGACTTAGCAAGATTGGTATGAATTCACAGAATGAAATTGATTATACTGAGATTTCAATGTCTAATGTTATCTCTCTCTAA
- the LOC110617394 gene encoding small RNA 2'-O-methyltransferase isoform X1 — protein METRGCSTVIVRKTNLTPKAIIYQKFGTKACYKLEEVQESTQNGCPGLAIPQKGPSLYRCSLELPELFVVSDTFKKKKDAEQCAAEMALKKLGINPAGDNPTELEPWDALIERMTYLFSNEFLQSLHPLSGHLRATLQRDGELCGSIPASVVAVCDAKLSNLCKLLNPKVELNPFLALSFVMRTAARLSGIVVTSKGKLSIQKLNPYPSEIRKLSDIQKSDSPHNIMVEAVHIPVSVDRTVQPVSLNILSDKYYLDAMAQKLGVTDANKVVLSRTIGKASSETRLYFVAPESSMLDVSAELVNLEGHLNVRASYLCSQSIYGDAIMASVGYTWRSKELFHEDISLQSYYRMLISKMPSGSYKLSREAILAAELPSVYTTKSNWRGSLPREILCSFCRQHRLSEPVFSSVSLPFKDSSLSRSHNEVSDADGVELETEYANGRAISTGDQELVESASMFRCKVKIFSKCQDLIIECLPMQIYKKANDAIHNASLKLLSWLNEYFKDLSMPVEQLSYLAHPLNIQFYPENFFKEFLLCPSVHNLQHRVTGRKLPEIRTVDLPCTSSGQDVCSLKIEGLDSGVFPSNGSLLCISYSIFLVTEGKHVKELVERNDEFEFELGTGAVISPLESVLSQMSVGQSAFFSMDLPSCEYILAAADDSGRITSLLTSQTCCLDYAVTFLCVTEPPEERMEQALFSPPLSKQRLEYAVQHIKKSCATTLVDFGCGSGSLLDSLLDYPTSLEKIVGIDISQKSLSRAAKILHSKLSMKSDTGIKSAVIYDGSITDFDSRLCGFDIGTCLEVIEHMEEDQACMFGDVALNYFRPKILIVSTPNYEYNVILQRSSLTNPEEDPDEKTESQSCRFRNHDHKFEWTREQFNNWATELAKKHNYSVDFSGVGGSADVEPGFASQIAVFMRKSLLQEDGILKKENWAENCKVVWEWKSVDSSDSSL, from the exons ATGGAAACTCGAGGATGCTCAACAGTCATAGTGAGAAAGACAAATCTTACACCTAAAGCTATTATATACCAGAAGTTTGGTACCAAAGCATGCTATAAATTGGAGGAAGTGCAGGAATCTACTCAGAATGGATGCCCAGGCTTGGCAATCCCACAGAAGGGCCCCTCTCTTTATCGCTGCAGCTTAGAACTTCCTGAACTTTTTGTCGTGTCAGACACCTttaaaaagaagaaggatgctGAGCAATGTGCTGCAGAGATGGCTTTAAAAAAG CTAGGCATCAATCCTGCTGGTGATAATCCAACTGAGCTTGAACCATGGGATGCTTTAATTGAACGAATGACATATCTTTTCTCAAATGAG TTTCTTCAATCTCTTCACCCATTGAGTGGTCACCTTAGAGCCACTTTGCAGAGAGATGGTGAACTCTGTGGTTCTATTCCAGCTTCTGTTGTTGCTGTCTGTGATGCAAAATTAAGTAATTTGTGTAAATTACTTAATCCTAAGGTGGAATTAAATCCTTTCTTGGCTTTGTCATTTGTCATGAGGACAGCTGCAAGACTGTCTGGGATTGTTGTTACCTCCAAGGGGAAGCTTTCAATCCAGAAACTAAATCCATACCCTTCAGAGATCAGAAAGTTATCAGATATCCAGAAGTCTGATTCGCCGCACAACATAATGGTCGAAGCTGTACATATTCCAGTTTCTGTGGATAGAACTGTTCAACCTGTGAGTCTTAATATTTTGTCAGATAAATATTACCTGGATGCTATGGCACAAAAACTTGGTGTGACAGATGCAAACAAGGTTGTGCTTTCAAG GACTATTGGCAAAGCTTCCTCTGAGACAAGATTATACTTTGTTGCACCTGAATCATCTATGTTAGATGTGTCAGCAGAGCTTGTAAATTTGGAAGGACATTTGAATGTAAGGGCAAGTTATTTGTGCAGTCAAAGTATATATGGTGATGCTATTATGGCGTCAGTTGGTTACACATGGCGGTCTAAAGAGCTTTTCCATGAAGATATATCCCTGCAATCATATTACAG GATGCTTATAAGCAAGATGCCTAGTGGAAGTTACAAATTGTCTAGAGAAGCAATACTTGCAGCAGAACTGCCTTCAGTGTACACCACAAAATCAAATTGGAGGGGTTCTTTGCCAAGGGAAATCCTATGCTCATTCTGCCGGCAGCATCGGCTTTCTGAACCTGTTTTCTCCTCTGTAAGTCTACCTTTCAAAGATTCATCCTTGTCAAGATCACACAATGAGGTGAGTGACGCAGACGGAGTTGAACTGGAGACAGAATATGCTAATGGAAGAGCTATTTCTACTGGCGATCAAGAGTTGGTGGAATCTGCAAGCATGTTTAGATGcaaagtaaaaatattttccaaatgTCAGGATTTGATCATAGAGTGTTTACCCATGCAAATTTATAAGAAGGCAAATGATGCTATCCATAATGCTTCTCTGAAACTTCTTTCTTGGTTGAATGAGTATTTTAAGGACCTTAGCATGCCTGTGGAACAGCTAAGTTATTTGGCCCATCCCCTTAACATCCAATTTTATCCTGAAAACTTCTTTAAAGAGTTTCTGTTGTGTCCGTCTGTTCATAACCTTCAGCACAGGGTGACAGGAAGAAAATTACCAGAAATTAGAACTGTGGATCTGCCATGCACTTCATCAGGACAAGACGTTTGCTCTTTGAAGATAGAAGGTTTAGATTCGGGTGTCTTTCCATCAAATGGATCATTGTTATGCATCAGTTATTCTATATTTCTGGTGACAGAAGGCAAACATGTGAAAGAGCTTGTTGAGAGAAATGATGAGTTTGAGTTTGAGTTGGGGACGGGGGCTGTGATTTCCCCTCTTGAATCAGTTCTCTCACAGATGTCTGTTGGTCAGTCTGCTTTTTTCAGCATGGACTTGCCCTCTTGTGAGTATATTTTAGCCGCAGCTGATGATTCTGGGAGGATTACTTCGTTGTTAACATCAC AAACCTGCTGCTTGGATTATGCTGTAACCTTCTTGTGTGTGACAGAACCCCCAGAAGAAAGAATGGAGCAGGCTCTTTTTAGCCCTCCACTTTCAAAACAACGGCTGGAATATGCTGTGCAACATATCAAGAAATCTTGTGCTACCACTTTA GTTGACTTTGGCTGTGGATCTGGAAGTTTATTGGACTCTTTATTGGATTACCCAACTTCTTTGGAAAAAATTGTTGGTATTGACATATCACAAAAGAGTCTTAGCCGAGCAGCAAAG ATACTTCATTCAAAACTAAGCATGAAATCAGATACAGGCATCAAATCTGCTGTTATTTATGATGGTTCAATCACAGATTTTGACTCACGATTATGTGGATTTGATATAGGCACTTGCTTAGAG GTAATTGAGCACATGGAGGAGGACCAGGCCTGTATGTTTGGTGATGTTGCATTAAATTATTTTCGTCCAAAGATTCTTATTGTTTCCACTCCAAACTATGAATATAATGTGATTCTCcaaagatcaagtctcacaaacCCAGAAGAAGATCCAGATGAGAAAACTGAATCACAGTCTTGCAGATTTCGCAACCATGACCACAAGTTTGAGTGGACTAGAGAGCAGTTCAATAACTGGGCAACTGAATTAGCCAAGAAGCACAATTATAGTGTTGACTTCAGTGGGGTCGGCGGCTCAGCCGATGTAGAACCAGGGTTTGCTTCTCAGATTGCTGTCTTTATGAGGAAGAgcctacttcaagaagatggtATTCTAAAGAAGGAAAATTGGGCAGAAAATTGCAAAGTTGTGTGGGAGTGGAAAAGTGTAGATAGTTCAGATTCTTCTCTTTGA
- the LOC110617394 gene encoding small RNA 2'-O-methyltransferase isoform X2 → METRGCSTVIVRKTNLTPKAIIYQKFGTKACYKLEEVQESTQNGCPGLAIPQKGPSLYRCSLELPELFVVSDTFKKKKDAEQCAAEMALKKLGINPAGDNPTELEPWDALIERMTYLFSNEFLQSLHPLSGHLRATLQRDGELCGSIPASVVAVCDAKLSNLCKLLNPKVELNPFLALSFVMRTAARLSGIVVTSKGKLSIQKLNPYPSEIRKLSDIQKSDSPHNIMVEAVHIPVSVDRTVQPVSLNILSDKYYLDAMAQKLGVTDANKVVLSRTIGKASSETRLYFVAPESSMLDVSAELVNLEGHLNVRASYLCSQSIYGDAIMASVGYTWRSKELFHEDISLQSYYRMLISKMPSGSYKLSREAILAAELPSVYTTKSNWRGSLPREILCSFCRQHRLSEPVFSSVSLPFKDSSLSRSHNEVSDADGVELETEYANGRAISTGDQELVESASMFRCKVKIFSKCQDLIIECLPMQIYKKANDAIHNASLKLLSWLNEYFKDLSMPVEQLSYLAHPLNIQFYPENFFKEFLLCPSVHNLQHRVTGRKLPEIRTVDLPCTSSGQDVCSLKIEGLDSGVFPSNGSLLCISYSIFLVTEGKHVKELVERNDEFEFELGTGAVISPLESVLSQMSVGQSAFFSMDLPSCEYILAAADDSGRITSLLTSQTCCLDYAVTFLCVTEPPEERMEQALFSPPLSKQRLEYAVQHIKKSCATTLVDFGCGSGSLLDSLLDYPTSLEKIVGIDISQKSLSRAAKVIEHMEEDQACMFGDVALNYFRPKILIVSTPNYEYNVILQRSSLTNPEEDPDEKTESQSCRFRNHDHKFEWTREQFNNWATELAKKHNYSVDFSGVGGSADVEPGFASQIAVFMRKSLLQEDGILKKENWAENCKVVWEWKSVDSSDSSL, encoded by the exons ATGGAAACTCGAGGATGCTCAACAGTCATAGTGAGAAAGACAAATCTTACACCTAAAGCTATTATATACCAGAAGTTTGGTACCAAAGCATGCTATAAATTGGAGGAAGTGCAGGAATCTACTCAGAATGGATGCCCAGGCTTGGCAATCCCACAGAAGGGCCCCTCTCTTTATCGCTGCAGCTTAGAACTTCCTGAACTTTTTGTCGTGTCAGACACCTttaaaaagaagaaggatgctGAGCAATGTGCTGCAGAGATGGCTTTAAAAAAG CTAGGCATCAATCCTGCTGGTGATAATCCAACTGAGCTTGAACCATGGGATGCTTTAATTGAACGAATGACATATCTTTTCTCAAATGAG TTTCTTCAATCTCTTCACCCATTGAGTGGTCACCTTAGAGCCACTTTGCAGAGAGATGGTGAACTCTGTGGTTCTATTCCAGCTTCTGTTGTTGCTGTCTGTGATGCAAAATTAAGTAATTTGTGTAAATTACTTAATCCTAAGGTGGAATTAAATCCTTTCTTGGCTTTGTCATTTGTCATGAGGACAGCTGCAAGACTGTCTGGGATTGTTGTTACCTCCAAGGGGAAGCTTTCAATCCAGAAACTAAATCCATACCCTTCAGAGATCAGAAAGTTATCAGATATCCAGAAGTCTGATTCGCCGCACAACATAATGGTCGAAGCTGTACATATTCCAGTTTCTGTGGATAGAACTGTTCAACCTGTGAGTCTTAATATTTTGTCAGATAAATATTACCTGGATGCTATGGCACAAAAACTTGGTGTGACAGATGCAAACAAGGTTGTGCTTTCAAG GACTATTGGCAAAGCTTCCTCTGAGACAAGATTATACTTTGTTGCACCTGAATCATCTATGTTAGATGTGTCAGCAGAGCTTGTAAATTTGGAAGGACATTTGAATGTAAGGGCAAGTTATTTGTGCAGTCAAAGTATATATGGTGATGCTATTATGGCGTCAGTTGGTTACACATGGCGGTCTAAAGAGCTTTTCCATGAAGATATATCCCTGCAATCATATTACAG GATGCTTATAAGCAAGATGCCTAGTGGAAGTTACAAATTGTCTAGAGAAGCAATACTTGCAGCAGAACTGCCTTCAGTGTACACCACAAAATCAAATTGGAGGGGTTCTTTGCCAAGGGAAATCCTATGCTCATTCTGCCGGCAGCATCGGCTTTCTGAACCTGTTTTCTCCTCTGTAAGTCTACCTTTCAAAGATTCATCCTTGTCAAGATCACACAATGAGGTGAGTGACGCAGACGGAGTTGAACTGGAGACAGAATATGCTAATGGAAGAGCTATTTCTACTGGCGATCAAGAGTTGGTGGAATCTGCAAGCATGTTTAGATGcaaagtaaaaatattttccaaatgTCAGGATTTGATCATAGAGTGTTTACCCATGCAAATTTATAAGAAGGCAAATGATGCTATCCATAATGCTTCTCTGAAACTTCTTTCTTGGTTGAATGAGTATTTTAAGGACCTTAGCATGCCTGTGGAACAGCTAAGTTATTTGGCCCATCCCCTTAACATCCAATTTTATCCTGAAAACTTCTTTAAAGAGTTTCTGTTGTGTCCGTCTGTTCATAACCTTCAGCACAGGGTGACAGGAAGAAAATTACCAGAAATTAGAACTGTGGATCTGCCATGCACTTCATCAGGACAAGACGTTTGCTCTTTGAAGATAGAAGGTTTAGATTCGGGTGTCTTTCCATCAAATGGATCATTGTTATGCATCAGTTATTCTATATTTCTGGTGACAGAAGGCAAACATGTGAAAGAGCTTGTTGAGAGAAATGATGAGTTTGAGTTTGAGTTGGGGACGGGGGCTGTGATTTCCCCTCTTGAATCAGTTCTCTCACAGATGTCTGTTGGTCAGTCTGCTTTTTTCAGCATGGACTTGCCCTCTTGTGAGTATATTTTAGCCGCAGCTGATGATTCTGGGAGGATTACTTCGTTGTTAACATCAC AAACCTGCTGCTTGGATTATGCTGTAACCTTCTTGTGTGTGACAGAACCCCCAGAAGAAAGAATGGAGCAGGCTCTTTTTAGCCCTCCACTTTCAAAACAACGGCTGGAATATGCTGTGCAACATATCAAGAAATCTTGTGCTACCACTTTA GTTGACTTTGGCTGTGGATCTGGAAGTTTATTGGACTCTTTATTGGATTACCCAACTTCTTTGGAAAAAATTGTTGGTATTGACATATCACAAAAGAGTCTTAGCCGAGCAGCAAAG GTAATTGAGCACATGGAGGAGGACCAGGCCTGTATGTTTGGTGATGTTGCATTAAATTATTTTCGTCCAAAGATTCTTATTGTTTCCACTCCAAACTATGAATATAATGTGATTCTCcaaagatcaagtctcacaaacCCAGAAGAAGATCCAGATGAGAAAACTGAATCACAGTCTTGCAGATTTCGCAACCATGACCACAAGTTTGAGTGGACTAGAGAGCAGTTCAATAACTGGGCAACTGAATTAGCCAAGAAGCACAATTATAGTGTTGACTTCAGTGGGGTCGGCGGCTCAGCCGATGTAGAACCAGGGTTTGCTTCTCAGATTGCTGTCTTTATGAGGAAGAgcctacttcaagaagatggtATTCTAAAGAAGGAAAATTGGGCAGAAAATTGCAAAGTTGTGTGGGAGTGGAAAAGTGTAGATAGTTCAGATTCTTCTCTTTGA